The following are encoded in a window of Spodoptera frugiperda isolate SF20-4 chromosome 3, AGI-APGP_CSIRO_Sfru_2.0, whole genome shotgun sequence genomic DNA:
- the LOC118273915 gene encoding cytochrome P450 6B6 isoform X3: protein MFVINLSLVIIVLCICLYYYFTRTFNYWKKRNVRGPKPTVFFGNIKDAALRKKNHGIVIQEIYDMFPNEKVVGIYRMTSPTLLVRDLDIIKHIMIKDFDAFTDRGLDFSNRGLGQNLFFADGHTWTALRSRFTPIFTTGKLKNMFYLINEGADNFVDYVSTECQVKEDFEVVSLLQTYTLSTISSCAFGISYDSLNDKIETLKIVDKILARPSHALELDMLYPGLLKSLNLSIFPREVQQFFKNLVDLIITQRNGKPSNRNDFMDLILELREMGEINSTKHGNTTKPIEITPEVMASQAFTFYLAGYETSATTMSYMLYQLAKDQDIQSKLRAEIDKITQANNGEITYETIKEMKYLNKVFDETLRMYSIVEPLQRKATRDYQIPGTDLVIEKDTIVLVSPRGIHYDEKYYDNPEVFNPDRFDPEVAGNRHPCAYLPFGIGQRNCIGMRFGRLQSQLCITKLLSKFQVEPSKNTARNLEVEPHRGIIGPKGGIRLNVIPRKIKS from the exons ATGTTCGTTATAAATTTATCACTAGTGATAATAGTGttgtgtatttgtttgtattattactTCACAAGGACGTTTAACTACTGGAAGAAAAGGAATGTGCGTGGACCGAAACCTACCGTCTTCTTTGGAAACATCAAAGATGCAGCTCTTCGTAAGAAAAATCATGGTATTGTCATTCAAGAGATCTATGATATGTTTCCGAATGAAAAAGTCGTCGGTATATATAGAATGACGTCACCCACGCTACTCGTCCGAGATTTAGATATCATTAAGCATATCATGATCaaggattttgatgcgttcACCGATCGCGGTCTGGACTTCAGTAACCGAGGTTTGGGACAAAACCTATTCTTTGCTGATGGACACACCTGGACGGCTTTACGAAGTCGGTTCACCCCAATTTTTACAACgggtaaattaaaaaatatgttctatTTGATAAATGAGGGCGCTGACAATTTCGTGGATTATGTTAGCACTGAGTGTCAAGTGAAAGAAGATTTTGAAGTAGTCTCTCTCCTTCAAACATACACGTTATCTACAATCTCATCCTGTGCCTTCGGTATTAGTTATGACAGTCTAAATGATAAAATAGAGACACTAAAAATTGTTGACAAAATACTTGCGAGACCAAGTCATGCGCTGGAATTGGATATGCTGTATCCAGGACTTTTAAAATCGCTCAACCTATCCATCTTTCCAAGAGAAGTGCaacaatttttcaaaaatcttGTGGATCTCATAATCACTCAGAGGAATGGTAAACCTTCGAACCGGAACGACTTCATGGACCTAATACTGGAACTACGTGAAATGGGAGAAATTAATAGTACGAAACATGGAAACACTACGAAACCTATTGAAATAACTCCAGAAGTAATGGCATCACAAGCTTTCACATTTTACTTAGCTGGTTATGAAACCAGTGCTACTACTATGTCTTACATGCTTTACCAACTAGCAAAAGACCAGGACATTCAATCTAAATTAAGGGCAGAAATTGATAAAATCACTCAAGCGAATAATGGAGAAATAACATACGAAACCATTAAAGAAATGAAGTATTTGAACAAAGTATTCGACGAAACTCTTCGCATGTACTCAATTGTAGAACCTTTGCAGAGGAAAGCTACTAGGGACTACCAAATACCTGGAACTGATTTGGTAATCGAAAAGGACACGATAGTACTTGTATCTCCGAGGGGTATACACTATGATGAGAAATATTACGACAACCCTGAAGTATTCAACCCTGACAGATTTGACCCGGAG GTGGCGGGCAACCGGCATCCGTGCGCTTACCTACCTTTTGGAATTGGACAACGAAACTGTATCG GTATGCGGTTTGGCAGACTTCAGTCTCAATTATGTATAACGAAGTTGCTGTCCAAGTTCCAAGTGGAGCCTTCGAAGAACACTGCAAGAAACTTGGAGGTGGAACCTCATCGCGGTATCATCGGACCTAAAGGTGGAATACGGTTGAATGTTATTCcaagaaaaattaaatcttaa
- the LOC118273915 gene encoding cytochrome P450 6B2 isoform X7: protein MFVINLSLVIIVLCICLYYYFTRTFNYWKKRNVRGPKPTVFFGNIKDAALRKKNHGIVIQEIYDMFPNEKVVGIYRMTSPTLLVRDLDIIKHIMIKDFDAFTDRGLDFSNRGLGQNLFFADGHTWTALRSRFTPIFTTGKLKNMFYLINEGADNFVDYVSTECQVKEDFEVVSLLQTYTLSTISSCAFGISYDSLNDKIETLKIVDKILARPSHALELDMLYPGLLKSLNLSIFPREVQQFFKNLVDLIITQRNGKPSNRNDFMDLILELREMGEINSTKHGNTTKPIEITPEVMASQAFTFYLAGYETSATTMSYMLYQLAKDQDIQSKLRAEIDKITQANNGEITYETIKEMKYLNKVFDETLRMYSIVEPLQRKATRDYQIPGTDLVIEKDTIVLVSPRGIHYDEKYYDNPEVFNPDRFDPEVAGNRHPCAYLPFGIGQRNCIGIRFGKLQSQLCIAKILSKFEVVPSKNTPKKLEIEPDRVLIGPKGGLRLKLVPRKIKT from the exons ATGTTCGTTATAAATTTATCACTAGTGATAATAGTGttgtgtatttgtttgtattattactTCACAAGGACGTTTAACTACTGGAAGAAAAGGAATGTGCGTGGACCGAAACCTACCGTCTTCTTTGGAAACATCAAAGATGCAGCTCTTCGTAAGAAAAATCATGGTATTGTCATTCAAGAGATCTATGATATGTTTCCGAATGAAAAAGTCGTCGGTATATATAGAATGACGTCACCCACGCTACTCGTCCGAGATTTAGATATCATTAAGCATATCATGATCaaggattttgatgcgttcACCGATCGCGGTCTGGACTTCAGTAACCGAGGTTTGGGACAAAACCTATTCTTTGCTGATGGACACACCTGGACGGCTTTACGAAGTCGGTTCACCCCAATTTTTACAACgggtaaattaaaaaatatgttctatTTGATAAATGAGGGCGCTGACAATTTCGTGGATTATGTTAGCACTGAGTGTCAAGTGAAAGAAGATTTTGAAGTAGTCTCTCTCCTTCAAACATACACGTTATCTACAATCTCATCCTGTGCCTTCGGTATTAGTTATGACAGTCTAAATGATAAAATAGAGACACTAAAAATTGTTGACAAAATACTTGCGAGACCAAGTCATGCGCTGGAATTGGATATGCTGTATCCAGGACTTTTAAAATCGCTCAACCTATCCATCTTTCCAAGAGAAGTGCaacaatttttcaaaaatcttGTGGATCTCATAATCACTCAGAGGAATGGTAAACCTTCGAACCGGAACGACTTCATGGACCTAATACTGGAACTACGTGAAATGGGAGAAATTAATAGTACGAAACATGGAAACACTACGAAACCTATTGAAATAACTCCAGAAGTAATGGCATCACAAGCTTTCACATTTTACTTAGCTGGTTATGAAACCAGTGCTACTACTATGTCTTACATGCTTTACCAACTAGCAAAAGACCAGGACATTCAATCTAAATTAAGGGCAGAAATTGATAAAATCACTCAAGCGAATAATGGAGAAATAACATACGAAACCATTAAAGAAATGAAGTATTTGAACAAAGTATTCGACGAAACTCTTCGCATGTACTCAATTGTAGAACCTTTGCAGAGGAAAGCTACTAGGGACTACCAAATACCTGGAACTGATTTGGTAATCGAAAAGGACACGATAGTACTTGTATCTCCGAGGGGTATACACTATGATGAGAAATATTACGACAACCCTGAAGTATTCAACCCTGACAGATTTGACCCGGAGGTAGCGGGCAACCGGCATCCGTGCGCTTACCTACCTTTTGGAATTGGACAACGAAACTGTATCG GTATTCGGTTTGGAAAGCTGCAGTCCCAGCTGTGTATAGCGAAGATTTTATCCAAGTTTGAAGTGGTACCTTCGAAGAATACACCAAAGAAATTAGAAATTGAACCAGATAGGGTCCTAATTGGGCCCAAAGGAGGATTACGGTTGAAACTAGTGCCTAGAAAGATTAAGACGTAG
- the LOC118273915 gene encoding cytochrome P450 6B6 isoform X1 produces the protein MSLLYITLGLSAIVYALYRYFTRTFNYWKSRNVPGPEPIPFFGNIKESVLRQKNIGIVMHDIYKAFPNEKVVGLFRMTSPCLLVRDLEIIKHIMIKDFEVFTDRGVDFSKQGLGQNLFHADGETWTALRNRFSPIFTTGKLKNMFYLMNEGADSFVDYVTTESQKRQEFEVHLLLQSYTVSTISACAFGVSYDSLQDKMEALKLVDQVISSPSYIVELDFMYPGLLRSLNLSLFPKTVLKFFENLVDNIISQRNGKPSGRNDFMDLILELRQMGEVESRKYGHSGKTLEITSDVIAAQAFVFYVAGYETSATTMGYMLYQLAMNPDIQKKLTEEIDESLKANNGQVTYETIKEMKYLNKVFDETLRMYSIVEPLQRKAVREYKVPGTDLTIEKDTIVLVSPRGIHYDEKYYDNPEVFNPDRFDPEVAGNRHPCAYLPFGIGQRNCIGMRFGRLQSQLCITKLLSKFQVEPSKNTARNLEVEPHRGIIGPKGGIRLNVIPRKIKS, from the exons ATGTCGCTCCTATATATTACTCTCGGATTAAGTGCAATAGTTTACGCGTTATACCGTTACTTTACACGAACATTTAACTATTGGAAGAGCAGAAATGTTCCCGGACCGGAACCAATCCCGTTCTTCGGGAACATCAAGGAATCAGTTCTACGTCAGAAGAATATTGGCATCGTAATGCACGACATCTATAAGGCGTTCCCAAATGAAAAAGTGGTTGGACTCTTTAGAATGACATCTCCTTGCCTCCTCGTCCGGGACTTGGAGATAATCAAACATATCATGATCAAAGACTTCGAGGTGTTCACTGACCGCGGTGTGGACTTCAGCAAACAAGGATTGGGACAAAACCTGTTCCACGCTGATGGAGAAACATGGACTGCTTTAAGAAATAGATTCAGTCCCATTTTCACCACaggtaaattgaaaaatatgttttacctCATGAATGAAGGAGCTGACTCATTTGTGGACTACGTTACTACAGAAAGTCAAAAAAGACAAGAGTTTGAAGTGCATCTGCTCCTGCAGTCGTATACTGTGTCTACTATTTCCGCCTGTGCCTTTGGAGTTAGCTACGACAGCCTGCAAGACAAAATGGAAGCCTTGAAGCTTGTAGATCAAGTTATTTCATCGCCAAGTTACATAGTCGAGTTAGACTTTATGTATCCAGGACTCTTGCGATCGCTTAACCTTTCTCTTTTCCCGAAAACGGTGTTGAAATTCTTCGAAAATCTTGTTGACAATATTATTTCCCAGAGGAATGGTAAACCATCAGGACGAAATGATTTCATGGACCTCATATTGGAACTTCGTCAAATGGGAGAAGTCGAAAGTAGGAAATACGGACACAGTGGCAAGACGCTAGAAATAACGTCAGACGTGATTGCAGCTCAAGCTTTTGTATTTTACGTGGCCGGGTACGAAACTAGCGCCACCACAATGGGCTACATGTTGTACCAACTAGCGATGAACCCAGACATCCAAAAGAAGTTGACTGAAGAAATTGACGAATCTCTCAAAGCAAATAATGGACAAGTAACATACGAAACCATTAAAGAAATGAAGTATTTGAACAAAGTGTTTGATGAAACTCTACGAATGTACTCGATTGTAGAACCTCTGCAGAGGAAAGCTGTAAGAGAATACAAAGTGCCCGGTACTGACTTGACGATAGAGAAGGATACGATAGTACTTGTATCTCCGAGAGGTATACATTATGATGAGAAATATTACGACAACCCTGAAGTATTCAACCCTGACAGATTTGACCCGGAGGTGGCGGGCAACCGGCATCCGTGCGCTTACCTACCTTTTGGAATTGGACAACGAAACTGTATCG GTATGCGGTTTGGCAGACTTCAGTCTCAATTATGTATAACGAAGTTGCTGTCCAAGTTCCAAGTGGAGCCTTCGAAGAACACTGCAAGAAACTTGGAGGTGGAACCTCATCGCGGTATCATCGGACCTAAAGGTGGAATACGGTTGAATGTTATTCcaagaaaaattaaatcttaa
- the LOC118273915 gene encoding cytochrome P450 6B7 isoform X6, with protein MLLLYLPIVLTSFIYLFYLYFTRTFNYWKSRKVRGPEPTVFFGNIKESALRQKNIGVIMQEIYNKYPNEKVVGVYRMTSPCLLIRDLDILKHIMIKDFEVFSDRGVEFSKKGLGQNLFHADGDTWTALRNRFSPIFTTGKLKNMFYLMNEGANHFVEHISTECEKKQEFEVHSLLQTYTVSTISACAFGVGYDSLDDKLETLKLVDQIISAPTYANELDMMYPGLLTSLNLSIIPGPIQKFFKNLVDNIIAQRNGKPTGRNDFMDLILELREMREVSYTKYGNYVKPLEITPEVMAAQAFVFYVAGYETSATTMAYLMYQLALNPHVQNKLIAEIDAAVQANNGEVTYDMVKEMKYLNKVFDETLRMYSIVEPLQRKATRDYHVPGTDLVIEKGTIVLISPRGIHYDEKYYANPEQFNPDRFDAEEVGKRHPCAYLPFGLGQRNCIGMRFGRLQSQLCIVKVLSKFRVEPSKNTDRNLKVTPHRAIIGPKGGIHLNIIPRVLKA; from the exons ATGTTGCTCTTGTATCTCCCGATAGTGCTGACATCTTTCATTTACCTATTCTATTTGTATTTCACAAGGACTTTTAACTATTGGAAAAGCAGAAAAGTTCGCGGACCAGAACCGACTGTGTTCTTTGGTAACATCAAGGAATCAGCTCTGCGCCAAAAAAATATTGGCGTCATAATGCAAGAAATCTACAACAAGTATCCCAATGAGAAAGTAGTCGGTGTCTACAGGATGACCTCTCCTTGTCTCCTTATACGAGACTTGGACATCCTAAAACATATCATGATCAAGGATTTCGAAGTGTTCAGTGATCGTGGCGTTGAATTCAGCAAGAAAGGACTGGGGCAGAACTTGTTCCATGCTGACGGAGACACATGGACAGCCTTGAGGAATCGGTTTAGCCCAATTTTCACGACcggtaaattaaaaaacatgttttatttaatgaatgaaGGTGCCAATCATTTTGTAGAACATATCAGCACGGAGTGTGAAAAGAAGCAAGAGTTCGAAGTACACTCTCTTCTACAAACCTACACGGTGTCCACTATATCTGCTTGTGCTTTTGGAGTTGGTTACGACAGTCTAGATGACAAGTTGGAGACGCTTAAACTCGTGGATCAGATAATTTCTGCACCAACATACGCTAATGAGTTAGACATGATGTACCCCGGACTTCTCACATCCCTCAATCTATCTATCATTCCGGGCCCTATACagaaatttttcaaaaatcttGTAGATAACATTATAGCTCAAAGGAATGGTAAACCAACGGGAAGAAACGATTTCATGGACCTCATATTAGAACTACGTGAAATGAGAGAAGTCAGTTATACAAAATATGGGAATTATGTGAAGCCTCTGGAAATAACTCCTGAGGTGATGGCAGCGCAAGCTTTTGTGTTTTACGTGGCTGGGTATGAGACTAGTGCTACTACTATGGCCTACCTGATGTACCAACTAGCGCTGAACCCACAcgtccaaaacaaattaatagctGAAATCGATGCAGCTGTTCAAGCGAACAATGGAGAAGTGACATACGACATGGTTAAAGAAATGAAGTATTTGAACAAAGTATTTGATGAAACTCTGCGAATGTACTCGATTGTAGAACCTCTGCAGAGGAAAGCCACAAGAGACTACCATGTGCCCGGGACTGACCTGGTAATAGAAAAAGGTACAATAGTATTGATATCCCCAAGAGGAATCCACTACGACGAGAAATATTACGCCAACCCTGAACAATTCAACCCTGACAGATTTGACGCGGAGGAGGTGGGCAAGCGGCATCCGTGCGCTTACTTACCATTTGGACTTGGACAAAGAAATTGCATCG gCATGCGATTTGGCAGACTCCAATCTCAGTTATGCATTGTAAAGGTTTTGTCTAAGTTCCGAGTGGAACCGTCGAAGAATACAGACAGGAATCTAAAAGTTACCCCACACCGCGCCATCATTGGACCGAAAGGAGGCATCCATCTTAATATTATTCCTAGAGTGTTGAAAGCTTGA
- the LOC118273915 gene encoding cytochrome P450 6B6 isoform X4 codes for MFVINLSLVIIVLCICLYYYFTRTFNYWKKRNVRGPKPTVFFGNIKDAALRKKNHGIVIQEIYDMFPNEKVVGIYRMTSPTLLVRDLDIIKHIMIKDFDAFTDRGLDFSNRGLGQNLFFADGHTWTALRSRFTPIFTTGKLKNMFYLINEGADNFVDYVSTECQVKEDFEVVSLLQTYTLSTISSCAFGISYDSLNDKIETLKIVDKILARPSHALELDMLYPGLLKSLNLSIFPREVQQFFKNLVDLIITQRNGKPSNRNDFMDLILELREMGEINSTKHGNTTKPIEITPEVMASQAFTFYLAGYETSATTMSYMLYQLAKDQDIQSKLRAEIDKITQANNGEITYETIKEMKYLNKVFDETLRMYSIVEPLQRKATRDYQIPGTDLVIEKDTIVLVSPRGIHYDEKYYDNPEVFNPDRFDPEVAGNRHPCAYLPFGIGQRNCIGMRFGRLQSQLCITKLLSKFQVEPSKNTARNLEVEPHRGIIGPKGGIRLNVIPRKIKS; via the exons ATGTTCGTTATAAATTTATCACTAGTGATAATAGTGttgtgtatttgtttgtattattactTCACAAGGACGTTTAACTACTGGAAGAAAAGGAATGTGCGTGGACCGAAACCTACCGTCTTCTTTGGAAACATCAAAGATGCAGCTCTTCGTAAGAAAAATCATGGTATTGTCATTCAAGAGATCTATGATATGTTTCCGAATGAAAAAGTCGTCGGTATATATAGAATGACGTCACCCACGCTACTCGTCCGAGATTTAGATATCATTAAGCATATCATGATCaaggattttgatgcgttcACCGATCGCGGTCTGGACTTCAGTAACCGAGGTTTGGGACAAAACCTATTCTTTGCTGATGGACACACCTGGACGGCTTTACGAAGTCGGTTCACCCCAATTTTTACAACgggtaaattaaaaaatatgttctatTTGATAAATGAGGGCGCTGACAATTTCGTGGATTATGTTAGCACTGAGTGTCAAGTGAAAGAAGATTTTGAAGTAGTCTCTCTCCTTCAAACATACACGTTATCTACAATCTCATCCTGTGCCTTCGGTATTAGTTATGACAGTCTAAATGATAAAATAGAGACACTAAAAATTGTTGACAAAATACTTGCGAGACCAAGTCATGCGCTGGAATTGGATATGCTGTATCCAGGACTTTTAAAATCGCTCAACCTATCCATCTTTCCAAGAGAAGTGCaacaatttttcaaaaatcttGTGGATCTCATAATCACTCAGAGGAATGGTAAACCTTCGAACCGGAACGACTTCATGGACCTAATACTGGAACTACGTGAAATGGGAGAAATTAATAGTACGAAACATGGAAACACTACGAAACCTATTGAAATAACTCCAGAAGTAATGGCATCACAAGCTTTCACATTTTACTTAGCTGGTTATGAAACCAGTGCTACTACTATGTCTTACATGCTTTACCAACTAGCAAAAGACCAGGACATTCAATCTAAATTAAGGGCAGAAATTGATAAAATCACTCAAGCGAATAATGGAGAAATAACATACGAAACCATTAAAGAAATGAAGTATTTGAACAAAGTATTCGACGAAACTCTTCGCATGTACTCAATTGTAGAACCTTTGCAGAGGAAAGCTACTAGGGACTACCAAATACCTGGAACTGATTTGGTAATCGAAAAGGACACGATAGTACTTGTATCTCCGAGGGGTATACACTATGATGAGAAATATTACGACAACCCTGAAGTATTCAACCCTGACAGATTTGACCCGGAGGTAGCGGGCAACCGGCATCCGTGCGCTTACCTACCTTTTGGAATTGGACAACGAAACTGTATCG GTATGCGGTTTGGCAGACTTCAGTCTCAATTATGTATAACGAAGTTGCTGTCCAAGTTCCAAGTGGAGCCTTCGAAGAACACTGCAAGAAACTTGGAGGTGGAACCTCATCGCGGTATCATCGGACCTAAAGGTGGAATACGGTTGAATGTTATTCcaagaaaaattaaatcttaa